A region from the Papaver somniferum cultivar HN1 unplaced genomic scaffold, ASM357369v1 unplaced-scaffold_125, whole genome shotgun sequence genome encodes:
- the LOC113331588 gene encoding uncharacterized protein LOC113331588 codes for MPRNPLTSSSRSRHASTRSASTRSESTTPSAANWPTDLLNSQGSPSTDVGHIPASPSEGSRHRVSSSDGDHSPSHGNGNQAVGDGWHEAFHQANNEAENTEESGINDDHLLEINFNSMGQPIEEGSKKYATRVGTIARNVVPPHHEDWRDVPWVLKEEIWRSNKNEYRVPEIIKSKALRMANKSWKNKMTTLRK; via the exons ATGCCAAGAAATCCTCTTACCAGTAGCAGTCGATCTCGGCATGCAAGTACCAGGTCTGCAAGTACTAGGTCTGAGAGTACTACTCCAAGTGCAGCTAATTGGCCGACGGATTTGCTCAATTCACAAGGGTCCCCATCAACTGATGTTGGTCACATTCCTGCAAGTCCAAGTGAAGGGAGTCGTCATCGTGTGTCTTCGTCAGATGGCGATCATTCTCCGAGCCATGGTAACGGGAATCAGGCTGTAGGAGATGGATGGCATGAGGCTTTTCATCAAGCAAATAATGAAGCTGAAAATACGGAGGAAAGCGGGATTAATG atgatcaTCTATTGGAGATCAATTTCAATTCTATGGGACAACCAATAGAAGAAGGTTCTAAGAAATATGCTACCAGGGTTGGAACAATAGCCAGGAATGTTGTCCCACCACATCACGAAGATTGGAGAGATGTTCCTTGGGTTCTTAAGGAAGAAATCTGGAGATCCAACAAGAATGAATACAGGGTACCTGAAATCATCAAATCCAAGGCTCTAAGGATGGCAAACAAATCATGGAAGAACAAAATGACTACCCTAAGAAAATGA